The following are encoded together in the Planctobacterium marinum genome:
- the nrdA gene encoding class 1a ribonucleoside-diphosphate reductase subunit alpha: MNNTLYVTKRNGEREPIDLDKIHRVLDWAAKGLTNVSVSQVEIKAHIQFYDGIKTEDIHETLIKSAADLISTDSPDYQYFAARLAIFHLRKRAYGQFEPPTLLQHVKKMVEMGKYDAHLLEDFSASEFELMDEYIDHWRDMDFSYAAVKQLEGKYLVQNRVTGDIYESAQFLYILVAACLFAKYPTETRMSYIKRFYDATSKFKISLPTPIMAGVRTPTRQFSSCVLIETGDSLDSINATASAIVKYVSQRAGIGVNAGNIRALGSPIRGGEAYHTGCIPFYKYFQTAVKSCSQGGVRGGAATLFYPLWHMEVESLLALKNNRGVEENRVRHLDYGVQFNKTMYQRLIKDGHITLFSPSDVPGLYDAFFADQDKFEALYTQYEQDPSIRKKQIKALELFSLFMQERASTGRIYLQNVDHCNTHSPFDAKVAPVKQSNLCLEIALPTKPLSHVNDEEGEIALCTLSAFNLGAIESPEDFKELSELAVRALDSLLDYQDYPVPAAYNATMGRRTLGIGVINFAYYLAKHGVRYSDGSANNLVHETFEAMQYYLLKASVELAKEKGACPKFNETTYAQGVLPIDTYKKDLDAICTSDLKLDWESLRAEIQQHGLRNSTLSALMPSETSSQISNATNGIEPPRGHISVKASKDGVLKQVVPEYQKLKDNYELLWDIPSNDGYLQLVAIIQKFIDQTISANTNYDPGKFEGGKVPMKLLIKDLLTAYKLGVKTLYYHNTRDGAGDESSQAEATKTAARPAVEEVVEEQDDDCAGGACKI; encoded by the coding sequence ATGAATAATACTTTATACGTCACCAAGCGTAATGGTGAGCGTGAGCCTATTGATCTGGATAAAATTCACCGTGTTCTTGATTGGGCAGCGAAAGGGCTGACCAACGTCTCCGTATCTCAAGTGGAGATAAAAGCACACATTCAGTTTTACGATGGAATTAAAACAGAAGACATTCATGAGACATTGATCAAATCAGCAGCCGATCTGATTTCGACCGACAGTCCTGATTATCAATATTTTGCTGCCCGCCTGGCAATCTTTCATTTGCGCAAGCGTGCCTATGGCCAATTTGAGCCACCAACGTTGCTACAGCACGTAAAGAAAATGGTGGAAATGGGCAAATATGATGCGCATCTTTTAGAAGATTTCAGTGCATCAGAATTCGAGTTAATGGACGAGTACATTGATCATTGGCGCGATATGGACTTCAGTTACGCCGCAGTGAAACAACTGGAAGGCAAATACCTGGTACAAAACCGGGTAACCGGTGATATTTATGAAAGCGCTCAGTTTTTATATATTCTGGTGGCGGCTTGTTTGTTTGCTAAGTACCCCACTGAAACACGGATGAGTTACATCAAGCGTTTTTATGATGCTACATCCAAATTCAAGATTTCGCTGCCAACCCCCATCATGGCTGGCGTTAGAACCCCTACTCGTCAATTTAGCTCTTGTGTATTAATTGAAACCGGCGATAGCCTCGATTCAATTAACGCTACTGCAAGCGCAATTGTTAAATATGTAAGCCAACGCGCAGGTATCGGCGTAAATGCCGGTAACATTCGCGCTTTAGGTAGTCCGATTAGAGGTGGAGAAGCTTACCACACAGGCTGCATACCATTTTACAAATACTTCCAAACTGCCGTGAAAAGCTGCTCTCAAGGTGGTGTAAGAGGTGGTGCAGCCACACTTTTCTATCCCCTGTGGCACATGGAGGTAGAGTCCTTATTAGCACTTAAAAATAACCGAGGTGTTGAAGAGAACCGCGTTCGACATCTGGATTATGGCGTACAGTTCAATAAAACCATGTACCAACGTTTGATTAAAGACGGTCATATTACCTTGTTTAGCCCTTCTGATGTGCCGGGCCTGTACGATGCCTTCTTTGCGGATCAAGATAAGTTTGAGGCGCTATATACTCAATACGAGCAAGACCCCAGTATCCGTAAAAAGCAAATCAAAGCACTGGAACTGTTTAGTTTATTTATGCAAGAACGCGCCAGTACAGGCCGTATCTATTTGCAAAATGTTGATCACTGTAATACCCACAGTCCGTTTGATGCCAAGGTTGCTCCGGTTAAACAAAGTAACTTATGTCTAGAAATTGCACTGCCAACTAAACCGTTGTCTCATGTTAATGATGAAGAAGGTGAAATTGCGCTATGTACCCTGTCCGCTTTCAACTTGGGCGCTATCGAGTCTCCGGAAGATTTCAAAGAGCTTTCTGAGTTAGCGGTTAGAGCATTGGACAGCTTGCTGGATTATCAAGATTACCCGGTGCCGGCGGCGTACAACGCAACTATGGGACGCAGAACGCTGGGTATCGGCGTAATCAACTTTGCTTACTACCTTGCTAAACACGGCGTGCGTTATTCAGACGGCAGTGCCAATAATCTGGTGCACGAGACCTTTGAAGCTATGCAATATTATTTGCTGAAAGCTTCCGTTGAGCTGGCAAAGGAAAAAGGCGCCTGTCCTAAGTTTAATGAAACCACTTATGCCCAAGGTGTATTGCCCATTGATACCTACAAAAAGGATCTAGACGCTATTTGCACCTCAGATCTGAAACTGGACTGGGAATCTCTTCGAGCAGAAATTCAACAACATGGATTGCGTAACTCTACGCTGTCGGCCTTGATGCCATCTGAGACCTCGTCTCAGATCTCTAATGCCACTAATGGCATTGAGCCTCCGCGTGGTCATATTAGCGTAAAAGCCAGTAAAGACGGCGTTTTGAAGCAAGTTGTACCCGAGTATCAGAAACTCAAAGATAACTATGAATTGTTATGGGATATCCCTTCAAACGATGGTTATCTGCAGTTGGTGGCCATTATTCAGAAGTTTATCGACCAAACGATATCCGCTAACACAAACTATGATCCAGGCAAATTCGAAGGCGGAAAAGTGCCCATGAAATTGTTGATCAAAGATTTGCTTACCGCGTATAAATTAGGTGTAAAAACACTTTACTATCACAACACCAGAGACGGTGCAGGTGATGAGTCTAGCCAAGCAGAAGCTACTAAAACTGCAGCCAGACCCGCTGTAGAAGAAGTGGTAGAAGAGCAAGATGATGATTGCGCTGGCGGCGCCTGTAAAATTTAA
- the nrdB gene encoding class Ia ribonucleoside-diphosphate reductase subunit beta, whose protein sequence is MKYTTFNHKTTNPLSEPMFFGHPVNVARYDQQKHPIFEKLIEKQISFFWRPEEVDVSKDRIDFQGLSESEKHIFVSNLKYQTLLDSVQGRSPNIAFLPIVSLPELETWIETWSFYETIHSRSYTHILRNLFSDPSDVFEDIVVNEEIKRRATDISKYYDDLIFATQLWQSQGEGTHVVRGEKHVINMRELKKKLYLCMNSVNALEAIRFYVSFACTFAFAERELMEGNSKIIRLIARDENLHLTSTQHILNLWARGKDDPEMAEIAEELKDEAEAIFLKAVEQEKQWAHYLFKNGSMIGLNEEILCQYVEFIANHRMAAIGLGQPYDVQSNPLPWMNNYLNSDNVQVAPQEAEISSYLVGQIDSEVNADDFGDFDL, encoded by the coding sequence ATGAAATACACAACCTTCAATCACAAAACCACCAATCCATTGAGTGAACCCATGTTTTTTGGTCATCCGGTCAACGTTGCCCGATATGACCAACAAAAACACCCTATTTTTGAAAAGCTGATTGAAAAACAAATCAGCTTTTTTTGGCGTCCGGAGGAAGTGGATGTAAGTAAGGATAGAATAGACTTTCAGGGATTGAGCGAATCTGAAAAACACATTTTTGTTTCCAATCTGAAATACCAAACACTGCTAGATTCAGTGCAGGGCAGAAGCCCTAACATTGCTTTTCTACCTATAGTGTCTTTACCAGAACTGGAAACCTGGATTGAGACTTGGTCTTTTTATGAGACCATCCATTCACGTTCCTATACACATATTTTGCGTAACTTGTTCTCGGACCCCAGCGATGTGTTCGAAGATATCGTGGTAAACGAGGAGATAAAACGTCGCGCGACGGACATCTCTAAATATTATGACGATTTGATCTTTGCCACCCAATTGTGGCAGTCACAGGGGGAAGGTACTCATGTAGTACGTGGCGAAAAACACGTTATCAACATGCGTGAATTAAAGAAAAAACTGTATTTATGCATGAACTCGGTTAACGCGTTAGAAGCTATCCGCTTTTACGTATCCTTTGCTTGTACATTTGCTTTCGCTGAACGCGAATTAATGGAGGGGAACTCCAAGATCATCCGTCTCATTGCTCGCGATGAAAATCTACACCTGACATCCACCCAGCACATACTCAATTTATGGGCTCGTGGTAAAGATGACCCAGAAATGGCCGAGATTGCGGAAGAATTAAAAGATGAGGCCGAAGCAATCTTCTTAAAAGCCGTAGAGCAAGAAAAGCAGTGGGCTCATTATTTGTTCAAAAATGGCTCTATGATTGGCCTGAACGAAGAAATACTGTGCCAATATGTAGAGTTTATCGCTAATCACAGAATGGCGGCCATCGGCTTAGGGCAGCCATATGATGTTCAGAGTAATCCACTACCCTGGATGAATAACTATCTCAATTCCGATAACGTACAAGTTGCTCCGCAAGAAGCTGAGATAAGCTCTTACCTGGTTGGTCAGATTGACAGTGAAGTAAATGCGGATGATTTTGGCGATTTTGATCTATAA
- the purC gene encoding phosphoribosylaminoimidazolesuccinocarboxamide synthase, giving the protein MQKTKELYRGKAKTVYLTDDAEKLVLEFRNDTSAFDGQKIEQLARKGMVNNKFNHFIMSRLEEAGIPTQVEALLSDNESLVKKLDMIPVECVVRNIAAGSIVRRLGVEEGKELDPPTFEFFLKNDELHDPMVNEYHVLSFGWATQEQIDKMKELTFKVNTVLKALFDEAGMLLVDYKLEFGVFNGEIVLGDEFTPDGCRLWDKETREKLDKDRFRQGLGGVVEAYEEVAGRLGVVLD; this is encoded by the coding sequence ATGCAAAAAACCAAAGAACTTTACAGAGGCAAAGCGAAGACTGTTTACTTGACTGATGACGCCGAAAAACTGGTGTTGGAATTCAGAAACGATACTTCTGCTTTTGACGGTCAGAAAATCGAACAGCTGGCTCGCAAAGGGATGGTAAATAACAAATTTAACCATTTCATTATGTCGCGGTTAGAGGAAGCGGGAATACCCACTCAAGTGGAAGCACTATTGTCTGATAACGAATCTCTCGTTAAAAAGCTCGATATGATCCCAGTAGAATGTGTTGTCAGGAATATCGCAGCAGGCTCTATCGTTCGTCGCTTAGGGGTTGAGGAAGGAAAAGAGCTCGATCCGCCCACTTTTGAATTCTTTCTAAAGAATGACGAATTGCATGATCCAATGGTTAATGAATATCACGTTTTATCATTCGGGTGGGCTACACAAGAGCAAATCGATAAAATGAAAGAGCTGACTTTCAAAGTCAATACGGTTTTAAAAGCCTTGTTTGATGAAGCCGGTATGCTATTGGTAGACTACAAACTAGAGTTTGGTGTTTTCAATGGTGAGATAGTTCTGGGTGATGAATTCACCCCAGATGGCTGCCGATTATGGGATAAAGAAACCCGTGAGAAACTGGATAAGGATAGATTCAGACAAGGTTTAGGCGGCGTAGTTGAGGCTTATGAAGAAGTCGCTGGTCGCTTGGGCGTGGTACTGGACTAA
- the yfaE gene encoding class I ribonucleotide reductase maintenance protein YfaE, which translates to MMNETETLRITIEGDGTIEQKSDSSMLESLEAHGIEVHYHCREGFCGACRTKLLSGKVTYLTDPLAFIDDDEILPCCCKADQDVCIKLL; encoded by the coding sequence ATTATGAATGAAACAGAAACGTTACGCATAACCATTGAAGGTGACGGAACAATAGAGCAAAAAAGCGATTCCTCAATGTTGGAATCGCTTGAGGCACATGGTATTGAAGTGCATTACCACTGCCGGGAAGGGTTTTGTGGTGCCTGTCGAACAAAATTGTTGAGCGGCAAGGTTACCTATCTCACCGACCCACTTGCATTTATTGATGATGATGAAATTCTTCCCTGTTGCTGTAAAGCTGACCAAGATGTTTGCATCAAACTACTTTAA
- a CDS encoding glycine cleavage system protein R produces the protein MKHQLIVTFLGADKAGILGEIASLACSLNCNILDSRLAHYGQDFSFNMILEGSLPAITKAELNLPSLAHKLDLLCMVKRTKHHTKQHLVHLADVEFNGCDAVGIIKDMATLFTHHGIHINAFRQKTVEVTPEEVRVECKMVVSMPQELSIETIEPLYNDFIEQHNLQGSFKEKH, from the coding sequence ATGAAACATCAGCTAATTGTTACATTTCTCGGTGCTGATAAAGCCGGGATATTAGGTGAAATTGCCTCTTTGGCTTGTTCCCTAAATTGTAACATCTTAGACAGTCGATTAGCGCATTATGGACAAGACTTTTCTTTCAATATGATTTTAGAAGGCTCTTTGCCTGCTATAACAAAAGCAGAACTTAATTTGCCTTCATTAGCACATAAACTTGATCTGTTATGTATGGTAAAGCGTACCAAGCACCACACTAAACAGCATCTCGTGCATCTTGCTGATGTGGAATTTAACGGCTGTGACGCAGTGGGTATAATTAAAGATATGGCGACCCTGTTTACCCATCACGGTATTCACATAAACGCATTTCGTCAAAAAACCGTTGAGGTTACCCCAGAGGAAGTGCGGGTTGAATGTAAAATGGTGGTGAGCATGCCGCAAGAGCTATCAATCGAAACAATTGAACCCCTCTATAACGACTTTATAGAGCAGCACAATTTGCAAGGTTCATTCAAAGAAAAACATTAG
- the bcp gene encoding thioredoxin-dependent thiol peroxidase codes for MNIISEGQPVPHFTALDQNGETVDSSNFKGNKTLVYFYPKAMTPGCTVQAQGLRDSKAELDAKGVKVYGISIDPVKRLGKFIERDELNFDLLSDEEHSVADKFGVWGPKKFMGREFDGLHRISFLINEDGVIEKVFNKFKTKDHHQVVLDYLNA; via the coding sequence ATGAACATTATCTCAGAGGGACAACCCGTTCCCCACTTTACCGCGCTTGACCAAAATGGTGAGACTGTTGATTCTTCAAACTTTAAAGGCAACAAGACACTTGTATACTTTTACCCTAAGGCCATGACGCCGGGTTGCACTGTTCAAGCTCAAGGGCTAAGAGACAGTAAAGCTGAGTTAGACGCTAAAGGTGTCAAAGTTTATGGGATAAGTATCGATCCGGTGAAACGATTAGGAAAATTTATCGAGCGAGACGAACTCAACTTCGATCTGCTTTCTGATGAAGAGCACAGTGTCGCGGATAAATTCGGCGTCTGGGGTCCTAAAAAGTTTATGGGCAGAGAGTTCGATGGCCTGCATCGCATTAGTTTCTTAATAAACGAAGACGGTGTGATCGAAAAAGTGTTTAACAAGTTTAAAACCAAAGACCATCATCAGGTGGTATTGGATTACCTGAACGCTTAA
- the dapA gene encoding 4-hydroxy-tetrahydrodipicolinate synthase has product MIKGSIVALATPMLPNGDVDYASLQKLVQFHIANGTDAIVSVGTTGESATLPVSEHVSVVEKTVEFAEGKIPVIAGTGANSTSEAVELGDLMQSVGISGMLSVVPYYNKPQQRGMIQHFTAIADAADVPVILYNVPGRTVADLSSESVFVLAEHQNIVALKDATGDLNRLEELKAGLSDDFSLLSGDDPTGCEFMLNGGHGVISVTANIVPKLMSELCIAATSGNRTLAMEIDASIAELHRKLFIEPNPVMPKWALYKMGLMQTPHLRLPMVEPDKESQASLEELLQEMALI; this is encoded by the coding sequence ATGATAAAAGGCAGTATTGTAGCGTTGGCAACGCCTATGTTACCAAATGGTGACGTCGATTATGCGTCATTGCAAAAACTAGTGCAATTCCACATTGCTAATGGCACTGATGCCATTGTTTCCGTAGGGACAACTGGAGAGTCGGCTACGCTGCCAGTATCCGAACACGTTTCTGTGGTTGAAAAAACGGTTGAATTTGCAGAGGGCAAAATTCCGGTTATTGCGGGTACAGGGGCAAACTCCACCTCAGAAGCCGTCGAATTAGGGGATCTGATGCAGTCAGTGGGTATTTCTGGCATGTTGAGTGTGGTTCCGTATTACAATAAACCGCAGCAACGAGGTATGATTCAGCACTTTACCGCGATTGCAGATGCCGCCGATGTGCCTGTTATTCTTTACAATGTACCGGGACGAACTGTTGCCGATCTGAGTTCAGAATCTGTTTTCGTTCTGGCAGAGCACCAAAACATAGTTGCTTTGAAGGACGCTACTGGCGACTTAAATCGTTTAGAAGAATTAAAAGCGGGTTTATCCGATGATTTCTCTTTGCTTAGTGGTGATGATCCTACCGGGTGCGAGTTTATGCTCAATGGTGGCCATGGTGTAATTTCCGTTACAGCGAATATCGTGCCTAAACTGATGTCAGAGCTTTGCATTGCTGCCACATCAGGCAATAGAACCTTGGCAATGGAAATAGATGCATCCATCGCGGAACTTCATCGCAAATTGTTTATCGAACCTAATCCTGTTATGCCAAAATGGGCACTTTACAAGATGGGGTTGATGCAAACACCGCATTTAAGATTGCCTATGGTGGAGCCAGACAAAGAAAGTCAGGCAAGTCTGGAAGAATTATTACAAGAGATGGCGTTGATTTAA
- the bamC gene encoding outer membrane protein assembly factor BamC yields MEVLRTRIWLAAIGLSASLSGCALWQEEQSVDPSHPHLATKQAKQLVLPEGKAVPKFEDDYAIPEVGANAESGKVGGELDISSPRLVLPIVSGSRILEGSREAIVQFDQVKDDVPLDTAIWNSLISYLDERGIAVVDFDKQNQRLKTDWMIIEDDGDSAWYSWTKTERTVGQRFEFELDVKSHGRSATLFVKLVDYLETVNNDVIADISQHQARKNEVDILNDVLSHYETQLKLSNLRKARQIRTGVPLELGFNADGEAAYLVDANYEITWPRLLLVLRKLGFNVKDLDKSTGLIFVTYAGVDEGWWSSLFSSDSELMLEEADYRIIVKEQGAKTSISIRDSENEPLSASTISDVYPAFERVMTTDDLDI; encoded by the coding sequence ATGGAAGTATTACGAACACGAATTTGGTTAGCCGCAATAGGCCTCAGTGCCAGTTTAAGCGGTTGCGCCTTGTGGCAAGAAGAACAAAGCGTAGATCCTTCACACCCGCACCTGGCAACCAAACAAGCAAAGCAATTGGTGTTACCCGAAGGCAAAGCGGTGCCAAAGTTTGAGGATGACTATGCAATCCCAGAAGTGGGCGCGAATGCGGAGAGTGGAAAGGTCGGCGGGGAGTTAGATATTAGTTCACCTCGCTTGGTACTGCCAATTGTATCAGGCTCTCGAATTTTAGAAGGCTCGCGCGAGGCGATAGTGCAATTTGACCAGGTTAAGGATGATGTTCCGCTGGACACCGCTATCTGGAACTCATTGATCAGCTATCTGGATGAGCGTGGTATCGCAGTCGTTGATTTTGATAAACAGAATCAGCGTTTGAAAACCGATTGGATGATTATTGAAGATGACGGTGATAGTGCCTGGTATAGCTGGACTAAAACCGAGCGTACAGTCGGTCAACGTTTTGAATTTGAACTTGATGTTAAATCTCACGGCCGGTCCGCGACATTGTTTGTAAAACTGGTGGATTATCTGGAAACGGTGAACAATGATGTGATTGCTGATATTTCTCAACATCAAGCAAGAAAAAATGAAGTCGACATTCTTAACGATGTGCTCAGTCATTACGAGACACAATTGAAGTTGTCTAACCTGCGCAAAGCTCGACAAATCCGCACAGGAGTGCCACTAGAGCTAGGGTTCAATGCTGATGGTGAAGCGGCATATCTTGTTGACGCTAACTATGAGATAACCTGGCCGAGATTGCTATTAGTTCTGCGTAAACTCGGCTTTAACGTGAAAGACCTCGATAAGTCTACAGGGCTCATATTTGTTACTTATGCCGGTGTAGACGAGGGATGGTGGAGCAGCCTGTTCAGCTCAGACAGCGAACTCATGTTAGAAGAAGCGGATTATCGGATAATTGTAAAAGAGCAGGGAGCAAAGACCAGTATTTCGATAAGAGACTCAGAAAATGAGCCCTTATCTGCAAGCACGATCAGTGATGTTTATCCCGCTTTTGAGCGTGTAATGACAACTGATGATTTAGATATTTAA